A single genomic interval of Drosophila virilis strain 15010-1051.87 chromosome 2, Dvir_AGI_RSII-ME, whole genome shotgun sequence harbors:
- the Ugt35A1 gene encoding UDP-glucosyltransferase 2, with the protein MELFRLGFLIALLYQLTFGVQSAKILAVFPFPGKSQYIFAEQYLKELAKRDHNVTVINTFGSNQTEPNLNVIGATKIHELMAAYSSADYNQQARQWTVLTMTTAFLNMLTSSVLEDEKVKQLLEGAETFDLVLLETVQTEALFGLAQHFKAITIGISSYGTDRHIDELMGNISPLSYNPMLLSSRTEHMSYEQRLWNIWDASLGWLHKRLVHMPSQQQLYKQYFPQASRTLEQVLDNFSLMLLGQHFTLSYPRPYLPNMIEVGGLHLQHSREPQPLPVELAKFVADAQDGVIYFSMGSNIKSADLPVATRQVLLQAFGSLKQRVLWKFEQEQLEDQPKNVLISKWFPQPDVLAHPNVKLFITHGGLLSTIESIYFGKPVLGLPAFYDQHLNVERAKQAGFGLALDLWTMTAAQLHDQVVELLSNASYTQAAQLKSKLFRDQKDTPLERAIWWTEYVLRHNGAQHLRSASRDLSLAQLHGLDTWGLLCGVTSIIVLVLLFVLSALLRILRYILCKRCKIDAKQKTQ; encoded by the exons ATGGAGCTGTTCCGTCTTGGATTTTTGATAGCGCTGCTCTATCAGCTGACGTTTGGCGTGCAAAGTGCAAAAATTTTGGCGGTTTTTCCGTTTCCCGGCAAATCGCAGTATATATTCGCTGAGCAATACCTTAAAGAACTGGCCAAAAGAGATCACAATGTGACGGTAATAAATACCTTTGGCAGTAACCAAACGGAGCCCAACTTAAATGTAATTGGTGCAACCAAAATACACGAACTAATGGCAG CTTATAGCAGTGCGGACTACAATCAGCAGGCCAGACAGTGGACAGTGCTGACCATGACCACGGCATTCCTGAACATGTTAACGTCTAGTGTGTTGGAAGACGAAAAAGTGAAGCAATTGCTCGAAGGCGCCGAAACCTTCGATTTGGTGCTGCTGGAAACTGTGCAGACTGAGGCCTTGTTTGGTCTGGCACAACACTTCAAGGCTATTACCATAGGCATCTCATCCTACGGAACAGATCGCCACATCGATGAGTTAATGGGAAATATTTCGCCGCTGTCCTACAATCCCATGCTCTTATCCTCGCGCACCGAGCACATGAGCTACGAGCAGCGCCTGTGGAACATTTGGGATGCCAGCCTTGGCTGGCTGCATAAGCGACTGGTCCATATGCccagtcagcagcagctgtataAGCAATACTTTCCCCAGGCCAGCCGAACGCTGGAGCAGGTGCTGGACAACTTCTCGCTGATGCTGCTGGGGCAGCACTTCACGCTCAGCTATCCGCGTCCTTATCTGCCCAACATGATTGAAGTGGGTGGACTGCATTTGCAGCACTCTAGAGAGCCCCAACCGCTGCCGGTTGAGTTGGCCAAGTTTGTGGCGGATGCCCAGGATGGTGTCATATACTTTTCCATGGGCTCAAACATCAAGAGCGCCGATTTGCCGGTGGCAACGCGTCAGGTGCTGCTGCAGGCATTTGGCAGCCTCAAGCAGCGCGTCCTGTGGAAGTTtgagcaggagcagctggaGGACCAGCCCAAAAATGTGCTCATTAGCAAATGGTTTCCACAGCCTGATGTTCTGGCGCATCCCAATGTGAAGCTCTTCATCACACACGGCGGCCTGCTAAGCACCATCGAGAGCATTTACTTTGGCAAACCGGTGCTGGGTCTGCCTGCTTTCTATGATCAGCATTTGAATGTGGAGCGCGCCAAGCAGGCGGGTTTTGGCCTGGCCCTGGATCTGTGGACCATGACTGCCGCCCAGTTGCACGATCAGGTTGTGGAGCTTCTCAGCAACGCCAGCTATACACAGGCAGCGCAGCTAAAGTCAAAACTATTTCGCGATCAGAAGGATACGCCGCTAGAACGCGCCATCTGGTGGACGGAGTATGTACTGCGGCACAACGGCGCTCAGCATCTGCGTTCCGCATCGCGTGATCTGAGCCTAGCCCAGCTTCATGGTCTGGACACATGGGGCCTACTCTGTGGCGTCACATCGATAATTGTCTTGGTGCTTTTATTTGTGCTCTCGGCTCTGTTGAGAATATTACGCTACATTCTATGTAAACGATGCAAGATAGAcgctaaacaaaaaacacagtAG
- the LOC138910916 gene encoding UDP-glycosyltransferase UGT5-like — protein sequence MFSLRLCCLLPLVLLLPSLLDGARILAIFPFPGPSQYINVLPYLKGLASRGHEVTSVNAFPQKKPVKNFRDIVVPEVFQSYDDIISNIEAYRNVWQENTFINDFFISITKKVFENAEVQRELLKPGKAQYDLIIVEALRTDALYGFSAHFNAPIIGLSTFGTDWNVDELVGNTSPISYTPLVTAGLSDHMTYWQRVRNFFETAIAWLNWKLMYIPVQNQLYEQYFPHVAQKKPLAELSKNFSLILLNQHFSLSFPRPYVPNMIEVGGLHISHTPAPLPKEIEEFIQGAGSAGVIYFSLGSNIRSKDLPQERKQMLLKAFASIPQRVLWKFEDDQLPDKPANVFLSKWFPQPDILAHPNVKLFITHGGLLSTIESIHHGKPVLGLPFFYDQFLNVERAKRAGFGLGLDHKEMTTSEFKQTIERLINDPKFSTTAQLMSARYRDQPMSPQETAIWWTEYVLRHKGASHMRVAAQDLSFVAYHSLDVFGMFLVVGILILVTIYVVLKKLLCSLQGQQVSGKDKLKHH from the exons ATGTTCTCTCTACGGCTCTGCTGCCTCTTACCATTAGTTTTATTGCTGCCAAGTCTCCTTGATGGCGCACGGATACTTGCGATATTTCCCTTTCCGGGTCCATCACAGTACATAAACGTCTTGCCCTATTTGAAAGGCCTCGCATCGCGCGGTCACGAGGTTACATCGGTTAACGCTTTTCCCCAAAAGAAGCCAGTAAAAAACTTTCGTGACATTGTCGTACCTGAAGTATTTCAATCCTATGATG ATATAATTTCCAATATTGAAGCCTACAGAAACGTGTGGCAGGAGAACACATTcattaatgatttttttatcAGCATTACAAAGAAAGTGTTTGAAAATGCCGAAGTACAGCGGGAGCTGTTAAAGCCCGGCAAGGCCCAATATGATTTGATCATTGTGGAGGCCCTGCGTACCGATGCACTCTACGGGTTTTCAGCGCACTTTAATGCGCCTATCATTGGCCTCTCGACATTCGGCACGGATTGGAATGTCGATGAGTTGGTGGGCAATACTTCGCCCATCTCATATACCCCACTAGTTACGGCGGGCTTGAGCGATCACATGACCTATTGGCAGCGTGTGCGCAACTTCTTTGAGACCGCTATAGCCTGGCTTAATTGGAAACTGATGTATATACCGGTGCAAAATCAACTCTATGAGCAATACTTTCCACATGTCGCCCAAAAGAAACCTTTGGCAGAGCTGAGCAAAAACTTTTCGTTGATATTGCTTAATCAGCATTTTTCGCTGAGCTTTCCGCGTCCATATGTGCCCAATATGATCGAAGTGGGAGGACTGCACATTTCTCACACGCCAGCCCCCTTGCCCAAAGAGATAGAGGAATTTATTCAAGGCGCCGGCTCAGCGGGTGTTATCTACTTTTCCCTGGGCTCAAATATAAGGAGCAAGGATCTTCCACAGGAGCGAAAGCAGATGCTGCTTAAGGCTTTCGCCAGTATACCACAGCGTGTGCTCTGGAAGTTTGAAGACGATCAGTTGCCCGACAAGCCGGCTAATGTATTTCTTAGCAAATGGTTCCCCCAGCCCGACATACTAGCGCATCCCAATGTGAAACTCTTTATCACACACGGCGGCCTTCTCAGCACCATTGAGAGCATCCACCATGGCAAGCCCGTGCTGGGGCTGCCCTTCTTCTACGATCAGTTTTTGAATGTGGAGCGCGCTAAGCGCGCTGGCTTCGGTCTGGGACTCGACCATAAAGAGATGACAACATCGGAATTTAAGCAGACTATTGAACGTCTAATCAATGATCCAAAATTTTCGACAACAGCACAGCTTATGTCAGCTCGGTACCGCGATCAGCCCATGAGCCCACAGGAGACGGCCATCTGGTGGACGGAGTATGTGCTGCGCCACAAAGGCGCTTCCCATATGCGAGTGGCTGCGCAGGACTTGAGTTTTGTGGCTTATCATAGTCTCGATGTGTTTGGCATGTTCTTGGTTGTGGGCATACTAATTTTGGTTACAATTTATGTTGTGCTAAAGAAGCTGCTGTGCAGCTTACAAGGTCAACAGGTATCGGGCAAAGACAAATTGAAACATCACtag